CGCCAGCAGGCCCTGGTCGCCGATCTGGCCGCCCGATTCCGCGTAGAACGGCGTGTGATCGAGCACGACCACTGCCTGCTGTCCCTTCGCGACTTCGTTGACCGACACGCCGTCGACATACAGCGCGATGACCTTCGCGTCGTCGAACACGATCTCTTCGTAGCCGTGGAACGTGGTCTTCGCACCCGAGTATTCGAGACCCTGCGCCATCTTGAACTTGCCGGCCGCGCGGGCCTGCTCGCGCTGTCGCGCCATCGCTTCGTCGAATGCCGGTTCGTCGACCGTGACGCCGCGTTCACGGCACACGTCCGCGGTCAGATCGAGCGGGAAGCCATACGTGTCGTGCAACTTGAACGCGAGCTCGCCGTCGAGCGTTTTAACCGATTTCGAGTTCAGATCGGCCAGCGCGTTCTCGAGAATCGACATGCCGTGTTCGATCGTCTCGAAGAAACGCTCTTCTTCCTGACGCAGCACGTCTGTCACGCGCGTTTCGGCTTCCTTGAGCTCCGGATAGGCGCCGCCCATCTGCGCGACGAGGTCCGCCACGAGCTTATGGAAGAACGCGCCCTTGCGGCCGAGCTTGTAGCCGTGGCGGATTGCGCGCCGCACGATGCGGCGCAGCACGTAGCCACGGCCCTCGTTGCCCGGAATCACGCCATCGACGATCAGGAACGAGCATGCGCGAATATGGTCTGCAATGACTTTCAGCGAGTTGTTCGTGAGGTCGGCAACGCCGGTTTCGCGCCCCGCGGCCGAGATCAGCGCCTGGAACAGATCGATTTCGTAGTTGCTGTGCACGTGCTGCAGCACGGCTGCAATCCGCTCGAGGCCCATGCCGGTATCGACGCAGGGCTTCGGCAGCGGCGTCATGTTGCCCTGCGCGTCGCGGTTGAACTGCATGAACACGAGATTCCAGATCTCGATGTAGCGATCGCCGTCTTCTTCGGGCGATCCCGGCGGGCCACCCCAGACGTCCGGGCCGTGGTCGTAGAAAATTTCCGAGCACGGGCCGCACGGACCGGTATCGGCCATTTGCCAGAAGTTGTCCGACGCATAGCGCGCGCCCTTGTTGTCGCCGATGCGGATGATGCGTTCGGTCGGCACGCCGATGTCGTTCGCCCAGATGCCGTACGCTTCGTCGTCTTCCTGGTAGACGGTGACCCACAGCTTGTCTTTCGGCAACTGGTAGACGGTGGTGAGCAGCTCCCACGCGTAGTGGATCGCGTCGCGCTTGAAATAGTCGCCGAACGAGAAGTTGCCGAGCATCTCGAAGAACGTATGGTGACGCGCGGTGTATCCGACGTTCTCGAGGTCGTTGTGCTTGCCACCCGCGCGTACGCTGCGCTGCGCCGTCGTGGCGCGCGAGTACGGACGCTTTTCGGCGCCGAGGAACACGTCCTTGAACTGAACCATGCCCGAGTTCGTGAAGAGCAGCGTCGGGTCGTTGCCCGGCACGAGGCTCGACGAACGGACGATCGTGTGGCCCTTCGATTCGAAGAACTTGAGGAATTTCTCGCGGATTTCGGCGGCTTTCATAACGTGCTGGGGACGGGTTCCGGGCATGGTTCCGACGCCTTGTTCAAGGTTTGTC
The nucleotide sequence above comes from Paraburkholderia sp. SOS3. Encoded proteins:
- the alaS gene encoding alanine--tRNA ligase is translated as MKAAEIREKFLKFFESKGHTIVRSSSLVPGNDPTLLFTNSGMVQFKDVFLGAEKRPYSRATTAQRSVRAGGKHNDLENVGYTARHHTFFEMLGNFSFGDYFKRDAIHYAWELLTTVYQLPKDKLWVTVYQEDDEAYGIWANDIGVPTERIIRIGDNKGARYASDNFWQMADTGPCGPCSEIFYDHGPDVWGGPPGSPEEDGDRYIEIWNLVFMQFNRDAQGNMTPLPKPCVDTGMGLERIAAVLQHVHSNYEIDLFQALISAAGRETGVADLTNNSLKVIADHIRACSFLIVDGVIPGNEGRGYVLRRIVRRAIRHGYKLGRKGAFFHKLVADLVAQMGGAYPELKEAETRVTDVLRQEEERFFETIEHGMSILENALADLNSKSVKTLDGELAFKLHDTYGFPLDLTADVCRERGVTVDEPAFDEAMARQREQARAAGKFKMAQGLEYSGAKTTFHGYEEIVFDDAKVIALYVDGVSVNEVAKGQQAVVVLDHTPFYAESGGQIGDQGLLANASVRFAVGDTQKVQADVIGHHGELEQGTLKVGDVVKAEIDAIRRARTARNHSATHLMHKALREVLGGHVQQKGSLVDADKTRFDFAHNAPMTDDEIRRVETIVNAEVLANAPGVIRVMPFDEAVKGGAMALFGEKYGDEVRVLDLGFSRELCGGTHVQRTGDIGLFKIVMEGGVAAGIRRVEAITGDNAVRYVQELDARINAAAGALKAQPSELAQRIAQVQDQVKSLEKELGALKSKLASSQGDELAGQAIEVGGVHVLAATLEGADVKTLRETVDKLKDKLKSAAIVLASVEGGKVSLIAGVTSEASRKVKAGELVNFVAQQVGGKGGGRPDMAQAGGTEPANLPAALAGVKGWVEAQL